One region of Pseudomonas sp. ABC1 genomic DNA includes:
- a CDS encoding multifunctional CCA addition/repair protein, with amino-acid sequence MQIYRVGGAVRDRLLGRDVSEVDWVVVGASAEEMLAQGFRPVGSDFPVFLHPESGEEYALARTERKSGTGYGGFVFHASPEVTLEQDLIRRDLTINAIAEDDQGHLIDPYGGQRDLQARLLRHVSPAFAEDPLRVLRVARFLARYAPLGFSIAPETLALMRQLAESGELSALTAERCWKEISRALMEPRPDLFIQALRDCGALHALLPEVDALFGVPQTATHHPEVDTGVHTLMALRQCAHHEQPLGVRWACLLHDVGKGLTPEAEWPHHIAHEHRGVRLVKSINQRYRVPREFAELALLTTELHTHCHRALELKATTLLELLQRFDTFRRPQRFSEFVAACEMDARGRLGLEERPYPQSAYLLQAAAQAREVAVQPLLEQGLQGAELGQAIERERLERLKRFRERHRQQPD; translated from the coding sequence ATGCAGATTTATAGAGTCGGTGGCGCCGTGCGCGACCGTTTGCTGGGTCGCGATGTGAGTGAAGTGGACTGGGTCGTGGTGGGCGCCAGCGCCGAGGAAATGCTGGCGCAGGGCTTTCGTCCGGTCGGGTCCGACTTCCCGGTCTTCCTGCACCCGGAGAGCGGCGAGGAATATGCCCTGGCACGCACCGAGCGCAAGAGCGGCACGGGCTATGGCGGCTTCGTCTTCCATGCCAGCCCGGAGGTCACGCTGGAACAGGACCTGATCCGCCGCGACCTCACCATCAACGCCATCGCCGAGGATGACCAGGGCCACTTGATCGACCCCTATGGCGGACAACGCGACCTGCAGGCGCGCCTGCTGCGGCATGTCTCGCCCGCCTTCGCCGAAGACCCGCTGCGGGTGCTGCGTGTCGCGCGCTTTCTCGCACGCTATGCACCACTGGGGTTCAGCATCGCCCCGGAAACTCTGGCCCTGATGCGCCAACTGGCCGAATCGGGCGAGCTTTCGGCACTGACCGCCGAGCGCTGCTGGAAGGAAATCTCCCGCGCCCTGATGGAACCGCGCCCGGACCTGTTCATCCAGGCGCTGCGCGACTGCGGTGCCCTGCATGCACTACTGCCCGAGGTGGATGCGCTGTTCGGTGTGCCACAGACGGCCACCCACCACCCGGAAGTGGATACCGGCGTCCACACCCTTATGGCACTGCGTCAATGTGCGCACCATGAACAACCGTTGGGCGTCCGCTGGGCCTGCCTGCTGCACGATGTCGGCAAGGGCCTGACGCCCGAGGCGGAATGGCCGCACCATATCGCCCACGAACACAGGGGCGTGCGCCTGGTGAAATCTATCAACCAGCGCTACAGGGTGCCTCGCGAATTCGCCGAACTGGCCCTGTTGACGACGGAACTGCACACCCATTGCCACCGCGCACTGGAACTCAAGGCCACGACCCTGCTGGAGCTACTACAGCGCTTCGACACCTTCCGCCGCCCGCAGCGCTTCAGTGAATTCGTCGCAGCCTGCGAAATGGATGCCCGTGGTCGCCTGGGTCTGGAGGAACGCCCTTACCCCCAGAGCGCCTACCTGCTGCAAGCCGCGGCACAGGCGCGTGAGGTGGCCGTCCAGCCCCTGCTGGAGCAAGGCCTGCAAGGCGCCGAACTGGGGCAGGCAATAGAACGTGAACGGCTGGAACGCCTGAAACGCTTTCGCGAGCGACACCGCCAGCAACCGGACTGA
- a CDS encoding RNA polymerase sigma factor produces MSDLSDPRLLAHEFQLHTRELRHYLARQLGSHEIAADLCQEIYLRLSRNPPQDTVENARALFFRVARNLLIDYRRQQQARPLAEALDEQIESSAPGPELQAMQQQQLECLQRALAGLPLHLRQALLWNRFEGLTQREIGERLGVSESMAGRYVVKAIEYCQQWMGESL; encoded by the coding sequence ATGTCGGACCTTTCCGATCCCCGCCTGCTGGCACACGAATTCCAGTTGCATACGCGAGAGTTGCGGCACTACCTCGCTCGTCAATTGGGCAGCCATGAGATCGCTGCTGACCTGTGCCAGGAGATTTACCTGCGCCTGAGTCGTAACCCTCCACAGGACACGGTGGAAAATGCCCGTGCACTGTTCTTCCGGGTCGCGCGCAACCTGCTGATCGACTATCGCCGGCAGCAACAGGCACGGCCGTTGGCCGAGGCGCTGGACGAACAGATCGAGTCGAGCGCTCCCGGGCCGGAGCTGCAAGCCATGCAGCAACAGCAACTGGAGTGCCTGCAACGCGCCCTGGCCGGTCTGCCCCTGCACTTGCGTCAGGCGCTGTTGTGGAATCGCTTCGAGGGACTGACCCAGCGGGAAATCGGCGAGCGCCTGGGCGTGTCGGAAAGCATGGCGGGGCGTTATGTCGTCAAGGCCATCGAGTACTGCCAGCAATGGATGGGGGAGAGCCTGTGA